In one Pirellulales bacterium genomic region, the following are encoded:
- the dinB gene encoding DNA polymerase IV — MILHIDMDAFYASVEERENPELVGKPVIVGGKPETRGVVAAANYEARRFGVHSAISAAAARRLCPQAIVLPPRMDFYAGIARQIRAIFARYTPLVEPLSLDEAFLDTGGSEHLFGKAEVIGRRIKDEIRNELRLVASVGVAPNKFLAKIASDLEKPDGMVVVVPGKEQQFLDPLPIGRLWGVGRVTGSVFERLGIATIGQLRALPQESLQDLAGRVGVRLWELAHGIDDRKVIPDRDAKTISHESTFASDITDQEMLRAWLLDLTEQVGRRLRRHELSGRTVHLKIRLADFQTVTRARTLPRPTNVTQELWEASAELLTRYAEGKKLSVRLLGMGVSGLQSDPRLQQQLFDNEDHQKQGQLDAVADAIQNRFGGAAIRRGSRLFRDNA; from the coding sequence ATGATTCTGCACATCGACATGGATGCCTTCTACGCCTCGGTCGAGGAGCGCGAGAATCCAGAGTTGGTTGGCAAGCCGGTCATCGTCGGCGGCAAGCCGGAAACGCGCGGGGTCGTGGCCGCCGCGAATTACGAAGCGCGCCGCTTCGGCGTGCATAGCGCCATTTCGGCGGCCGCGGCGCGACGGCTCTGCCCGCAGGCGATCGTGTTACCCCCGCGGATGGACTTTTACGCGGGCATCGCGCGACAGATTCGCGCGATTTTCGCGCGCTACACACCGTTGGTCGAACCCCTATCGCTGGACGAAGCCTTCTTGGACACCGGCGGCAGCGAACATCTGTTCGGCAAGGCCGAGGTGATCGGTCGGCGCATCAAAGACGAGATTCGCAACGAGCTTCGACTCGTGGCCTCGGTCGGCGTGGCTCCTAATAAGTTTCTGGCCAAGATCGCCAGCGACCTCGAAAAGCCAGACGGCATGGTCGTCGTCGTGCCGGGCAAGGAGCAACAATTCCTCGATCCCCTGCCGATCGGTCGCCTGTGGGGTGTCGGCCGAGTGACGGGCAGCGTTTTCGAGCGCCTGGGGATTGCGACCATCGGTCAGCTTCGCGCTCTGCCCCAGGAATCGTTGCAAGATCTGGCCGGCCGCGTCGGTGTGCGTCTGTGGGAATTGGCGCACGGCATCGACGATCGCAAGGTGATTCCGGATCGCGACGCCAAGACCATCTCGCACGAATCGACATTCGCCAGCGACATCACCGATCAGGAAATGCTGCGTGCGTGGCTATTGGACTTGACCGAGCAGGTCGGCCGTCGGCTGCGCCGGCACGAACTCTCGGGGCGTACGGTCCACCTCAAGATTCGCCTGGCGGATTTCCAGACGGTGACCCGCGCACGGACACTGCCTCGCCCCACGAATGTCACGCAAGAGTTGTGGGAAGCTTCGGCCGAATTGCTCACTCGCTATGCCGAGGGCAAGAAGTTGTCCGTCCGGCTGTTAGGCATGGGGGTCAGCGGTTTGCAATCCGATCCCCGCTTGCAGCAGCAGCTCTTCGACAACGAAGATCATCAAAAGCAGGGTCAGCTCGACGCCGTGGCCGATGCGATCCAGAATCGATTCGGCGGCGCCGCCATCCGCCGCGGTAGCCGGCTATTCCGCGATAATGCCTGA
- a CDS encoding diacylglycerol kinase: MAKREPAAGSWIRKFRCAFRGVKLGVRGESSFFVHFFMAAAVLAAALALQATLVEWCLLLLCVAAVLTAEMINSALERLALAIDQRPNPHIRDALDIGSGAVLVASIGAAIVGIVIFLNRLVITMNW, encoded by the coding sequence ATGGCAAAACGCGAACCCGCCGCCGGATCGTGGATTCGAAAATTCCGCTGCGCATTCCGTGGCGTCAAGCTGGGCGTGCGCGGCGAGAGCAGCTTCTTCGTCCATTTCTTCATGGCCGCGGCCGTGCTGGCGGCGGCACTCGCGCTGCAAGCGACACTCGTCGAGTGGTGCCTGTTACTGCTGTGCGTCGCGGCGGTGCTGACTGCCGAGATGATCAACTCGGCCCTTGAACGGCTGGCCTTGGCCATCGACCAGCGCCCCAATCCCCACATTCGCGACGCGCTCGATATCGGCTCGGGCGCTGTTCTCGTGGCATCGATCGGGGCCGCGATCGTCGGCATCGTGATCTTCTTGAACCGCCTGGTGATCACCATGAACTGGTGA
- a CDS encoding DNA-3-methyladenine glycosylase, whose translation MKKKASPPRPTRTKKLRRAFFARPAIDVAQDLIGKILVRRIGDVELRARIVETEAYLGPHDLASHSSKGRTKRTEIMFGPPGFAYVYLIYGIHDMLNVVVGKKGDAQAVLLRGAEPLGDWDAHIIGPGRLARGLQVTRVHNGLDLTGNELFFVDTPLDRPPLRSTKRIGVDYAGVWKDELLRFVDANCRALRR comes from the coding sequence GTGAAAAAGAAAGCATCTCCTCCACGGCCAACGCGAACGAAGAAGTTGCGCCGTGCTTTCTTCGCTCGGCCGGCGATCGACGTCGCCCAGGACTTGATTGGAAAGATCCTCGTGCGCCGCATCGGCGACGTCGAGCTTCGCGCGCGGATCGTCGAAACCGAGGCCTATCTCGGGCCGCACGATCTCGCCTCGCACTCTTCGAAAGGGCGCACCAAGCGGACCGAAATCATGTTCGGCCCACCCGGCTTCGCCTACGTCTACCTGATCTACGGCATCCACGACATGCTGAACGTCGTGGTTGGTAAGAAGGGCGATGCGCAGGCCGTGCTGTTGCGCGGCGCCGAACCGCTAGGCGATTGGGACGCCCACATCATCGGACCCGGCCGGCTGGCTCGTGGTCTGCAAGTCACCCGCGTGCATAACGGCCTGGACCTGACCGGGAACGAGCTGTTCTTCGTCGACACTCCACTGGATCGCCCCCCGCTTCGTAGCACAAAACGGATTGGCGTCGACTACGCCGGCGTGTGGAAGGACGAGCTGCTGCGCTTCGTCGACGCCAATTGCCGGGCCCTGCGGCGGTAA
- a CDS encoding MMPL family transporter, with translation MDSSTGDATEPSASGPSEAEIVVDGAPIPAHLTQTIGGRLAQWLVARRWPLLGLGLLLTVIAWFPAQRLSYDRSVENMFAPDDPILAPYHKLQRTFGGNEVALAAYDDPDLLTAAGLARLEKLSQGLAEVEGIASVLSLTRSPLGTQLLLWPIASQREAFLKLSEGYTVSADRRTAAVVCVFKPESESKIERWETVDRLREAIDAVTPGGVLTGEPVMVVDGFRYLDEDGERLGIASTILLSLTIVFCFRSIRWVIVPMAVVFSTLMLTEGLLVGGGFRMSMVSSMLWAVVAVIAIATVVHIVIGYRELRDEGFLPREAMIVAGGALAGPIFWACITDTAGFGSLMVSRVGPVHDFGLMMSIAAVLTLLVIMMLVPGLSLAGRIDADPKRAWGEGHLDLSLRWLSSLIERRPLLLATIVVAVTGPPLFGTFWLEVESDFTKNFRRSSPIVHAYDFVESKLGGAGVWDLIVPVPAENDPQFVPHVRRLEERLRSECLTKDAQGESQPALTKVLSVVDALDALQPGRKVDSTQLGATLAPLKKMMPIVALLHGHDPQDDDREFVRIMLRSQERQGSAEKEQLIQQVTTISREEFPAAQVTGFYVLLTRLIESMLGDQWLTFILSTSGIFLMMLIAFRSVPVALITLIPNALPIMVVTGLLGWLGLKINMGGAMIAAVSMGLAVDSSAHYITAFRMFRAQGQSIDQALRSVHNSVGRAVVFSTLALIVGFTALCLSQFIPTIYFGVLVSLAMIGGMLGNLVILPLLLKLITPRDDPPRSPKREPAELPATTASAR, from the coding sequence ATGGATTCGTCAACCGGCGACGCAACCGAGCCCTCTGCATCCGGCCCTTCCGAGGCCGAGATCGTGGTCGATGGCGCGCCGATTCCTGCGCACCTGACGCAAACAATCGGCGGCCGCCTGGCGCAATGGCTGGTCGCGCGTCGCTGGCCGCTGTTGGGGCTGGGGCTGTTGCTGACGGTGATCGCCTGGTTTCCGGCGCAGCGGTTGAGCTACGACCGCTCGGTCGAAAACATGTTCGCGCCCGACGATCCGATCCTGGCTCCTTATCACAAATTGCAGCGCACTTTTGGTGGTAACGAAGTGGCGCTGGCCGCTTACGACGACCCTGATCTGCTCACCGCCGCCGGGCTGGCGCGCTTGGAAAAGCTGAGCCAAGGACTGGCCGAGGTCGAAGGGATTGCCAGCGTGTTGAGCCTGACACGCAGCCCCTTGGGGACGCAATTGCTTCTCTGGCCCATTGCGTCGCAGCGTGAAGCATTTCTCAAGCTTTCCGAGGGATATACCGTTAGTGCCGATCGGCGTACCGCGGCCGTGGTGTGCGTGTTCAAGCCTGAGAGCGAATCGAAGATCGAGCGCTGGGAAACCGTCGACCGCCTGCGCGAGGCCATCGATGCCGTGACGCCCGGCGGCGTACTGACGGGCGAACCGGTCATGGTCGTAGACGGGTTTCGTTATTTGGACGAGGACGGCGAACGGTTGGGCATCGCGTCGACAATCCTCTTATCTCTGACGATCGTCTTCTGCTTTCGCAGCATTCGCTGGGTGATCGTGCCAATGGCAGTGGTCTTCTCGACGTTGATGCTGACCGAAGGGCTATTGGTCGGCGGCGGCTTCCGCATGAGCATGGTGAGCTCGATGTTGTGGGCCGTCGTGGCCGTGATCGCGATCGCCACGGTCGTACACATCGTGATCGGCTATCGCGAGCTGCGCGACGAAGGCTTTCTGCCGCGCGAAGCAATGATCGTGGCCGGCGGCGCGCTGGCGGGACCGATTTTCTGGGCGTGCATCACGGATACGGCCGGCTTCGGCTCGCTGATGGTCTCTCGCGTGGGGCCGGTGCATGATTTCGGCCTGATGATGTCGATTGCCGCCGTGCTGACGCTGCTCGTGATCATGATGCTGGTGCCAGGATTGTCGCTGGCCGGAAGAATCGACGCGGATCCGAAACGGGCGTGGGGCGAAGGGCATCTCGATCTCAGCCTGCGATGGTTGTCGTCGTTGATCGAGCGCCGCCCGTTGCTTTTGGCCACGATCGTCGTGGCCGTAACGGGTCCGCCACTGTTTGGAACGTTCTGGCTCGAGGTGGAGAGCGACTTTACGAAAAATTTCCGCCGTTCGAGCCCCATCGTACACGCCTACGATTTCGTGGAATCGAAGTTGGGAGGCGCCGGCGTTTGGGATTTGATCGTGCCGGTGCCGGCCGAAAATGATCCGCAGTTCGTGCCGCACGTGCGACGTCTGGAAGAGCGTTTGCGCAGCGAATGCCTGACCAAGGACGCGCAAGGCGAAAGTCAGCCCGCACTGACCAAGGTGCTGAGCGTGGTGGACGCATTGGATGCCCTGCAGCCGGGACGCAAAGTCGATTCGACGCAGCTCGGCGCGACGCTGGCCCCGTTGAAAAAGATGATGCCGATCGTGGCGCTACTGCACGGCCATGACCCCCAGGACGACGATCGCGAGTTCGTGCGGATCATGCTGCGGTCGCAAGAGCGGCAAGGCTCGGCCGAGAAAGAACAGTTGATCCAGCAAGTCACGACGATCAGTCGCGAGGAGTTTCCCGCCGCCCAGGTGACCGGATTCTACGTGTTGCTGACGCGGTTGATCGAAAGCATGTTGGGCGATCAATGGTTGACGTTCATTTTGTCGACCAGCGGAATCTTTCTGATGATGTTGATCGCTTTCCGCAGCGTTCCCGTGGCGCTGATTACATTGATTCCCAATGCTCTGCCGATCATGGTCGTTACGGGCCTGCTGGGATGGCTGGGGCTGAAGATCAACATGGGGGGAGCGATGATCGCCGCTGTCTCGATGGGACTGGCGGTCGATTCCTCAGCTCACTACATCACGGCATTTCGCATGTTCCGCGCCCAAGGACAATCGATCGACCAGGCCCTGCGCTCGGTCCACAACAGCGTCGGGCGGGCTGTGGTATTTTCGACGCTCGCGCTGATCGTCGGGTTTACGGCGCTCTGTTTGAGCCAGTTCATCCCGACGATTTATTTCGGTGTGCTAGTGAGCCTGGCCATGATCGGCGGCATGCTGGGAAACCTCGTGATTCTGCCGCTGCTGTTGAAGTTGATCACGCCCCGCGACGATCCGCCGCGAAGCCCGAAACGCGAGCCGGCCGAACTTCCCGCAACGACGGCTTCCGCCCGGTAG
- a CDS encoding organic solvent tolerance protein OstA, translating to MLVALADIAHAAGDVDLPPPDPAATIRVDADSADHWQQGSHEVWVMHGHCVVAQGSTRATGNEAVVWIKRDEETAEPTNRVIAYLAGEVVVDSGGAAPGTDGKPANGFVDQDWLGEFESTGPVTMSVTNPGGEPLVKPALYRRALARRNGQDDSNIQQAQSSMPGGFSTTTPGQTGFTSNQPVYVAQNVLPGDPPAPGPGVPAPGLRRIQFFPRSRVLYDARAETNPERNETVIQMRKGVNIIIDNLPNFGALDISADNIVIWTLGTVSTNGENMQPENVPLEIYMEGNIVFRQGQRTIYAQRMYYDVRNQVGTVLSAEILSPVPKFAGNMRLKADILQQTGPGRFVATNAYFTSSRLALPGYRLQAKSMLFEDNQVPVVDPFTKQPQVDPATGEAVTQSDRTVTSRSNLIYIENVPVFYWPVIKNDVEQSNFYIRQARFKSDHIFGQQFLIDWDAYQVFGLKRLPGTDWTFSTDYFTARGPAAGTAYRWRGSELFGLEGPYNGFIDAWGIHDHGVDTLGSDRMNLLPEPDRDNRYKILGRHRQYLNNNFQLTGEFGLISDRNFLEQYFEREWDQSKDYDTDLMLKQYRGNSTWDIMGSARVNDWFTQTQWLPRLDHYLIGQDVLDDRLTWYEHSSLGYANMLIAARPTDPSEIAKFNWLPWEANVHGGRYFTTQEIDFPFDVGAVNFVPYALGQLAHWDETLQGPQNFREPDGAMNRAYGQFGVRATLPFWSVDPTIQSSLFNVNGIAHKALLDVDASWAGATQDFQNLPLYDPIDDDNIEAFNRRFAVNTFNSNVVPAQWDPRYYALRYGLASDVTSQSPEIAGNMTAIRLGLKQRWQTKRGLPGNQHIIDLISFNLSTNIFPQANRDDFGQVVGLTQYDFTWHVGDRVTLLSDGIFDFFNGGQRIATIGGFINRPPRASVYVGFRSINGPDIANAYTPVNSEVLIASYSYRMSEKWISSAGGTVDVAHNGNIGEQFMLTRVGESFLMSVGGNVDASKKNYGLSVMVEPRFMPRNTLGRVGGAQIPLAGANGLE from the coding sequence ATGCTCGTAGCACTCGCGGACATTGCGCACGCGGCAGGCGACGTCGATCTTCCACCGCCCGATCCGGCCGCCACGATTCGCGTCGATGCCGATTCCGCGGATCATTGGCAACAAGGCTCGCACGAAGTGTGGGTCATGCACGGGCATTGCGTCGTCGCGCAAGGATCAACGCGCGCCACCGGCAACGAAGCGGTCGTGTGGATCAAGCGCGACGAAGAAACTGCCGAACCGACCAACCGCGTGATCGCCTATCTGGCCGGCGAAGTGGTCGTCGACTCTGGCGGCGCCGCGCCTGGGACCGACGGCAAACCAGCCAATGGCTTCGTTGATCAGGATTGGCTCGGCGAATTCGAATCCACCGGTCCCGTCACGATGAGCGTCACCAATCCGGGTGGCGAGCCATTGGTCAAACCGGCGCTGTATCGTCGAGCGCTCGCGCGTCGCAACGGGCAGGATGATTCAAATATCCAGCAAGCTCAGTCGAGCATGCCTGGCGGCTTCAGCACGACCACGCCGGGCCAGACCGGCTTCACATCCAATCAGCCGGTGTACGTTGCACAGAATGTGCTACCTGGCGATCCTCCCGCCCCCGGTCCCGGTGTTCCCGCGCCTGGATTGCGCCGCATCCAATTCTTCCCACGCAGCCGCGTTCTGTACGACGCTCGCGCCGAAACGAATCCCGAGCGCAACGAGACCGTCATCCAGATGCGCAAGGGCGTAAACATCATCATCGACAATCTGCCGAATTTCGGTGCGCTGGATATCTCGGCCGACAACATCGTGATTTGGACCTTGGGCACCGTCTCGACCAACGGCGAGAACATGCAGCCCGAGAACGTGCCGCTGGAAATCTACATGGAAGGGAACATCGTGTTCCGCCAGGGGCAGCGCACGATCTACGCCCAGCGGATGTATTACGACGTCCGCAACCAGGTTGGCACGGTGCTCTCGGCCGAGATCCTGTCGCCGGTGCCGAAGTTCGCGGGCAATATGCGTCTGAAGGCAGACATCCTGCAGCAGACCGGTCCCGGGCGCTTCGTCGCCACGAATGCTTACTTCACGAGCAGCCGTCTGGCCTTGCCCGGTTACCGCTTGCAAGCCAAGAGCATGTTGTTCGAAGACAATCAGGTGCCGGTTGTCGATCCATTCACCAAGCAGCCGCAGGTGGATCCGGCCACCGGCGAGGCCGTCACGCAGAGCGACCGCACGGTCACCAGCCGTAGCAACCTGATCTATATAGAAAATGTGCCGGTGTTCTATTGGCCCGTCATTAAAAATGACGTCGAACAGTCGAACTTCTATATCCGCCAGGCGCGATTCAAGAGCGATCACATCTTCGGTCAGCAGTTCCTTATTGATTGGGACGCCTACCAGGTTTTCGGGCTGAAGCGGCTGCCGGGCACGGATTGGACGTTCAGCACCGATTACTTCACCGCGCGCGGCCCGGCGGCGGGCACCGCCTATCGTTGGCGCGGGTCCGAATTGTTCGGCCTCGAAGGTCCCTACAACGGTTTCATCGATGCCTGGGGCATTCACGACCACGGCGTCGATACGCTGGGCAGCGATCGTATGAATTTGCTGCCGGAGCCCGATCGCGACAATCGCTACAAGATCCTGGGGCGACATCGCCAGTATCTGAATAACAATTTCCAACTGACCGGCGAATTCGGTCTGATCTCGGATCGCAACTTCCTCGAACAGTACTTCGAGCGCGAATGGGACCAGAGCAAAGATTACGACACCGACCTGATGCTCAAGCAGTACCGGGGCAACTCGACCTGGGACATCATGGGCAGTGCCCGTGTCAACGACTGGTTCACGCAGACGCAATGGTTGCCGCGGCTGGATCATTACCTGATCGGCCAGGACGTGCTCGACGACCGGCTCACCTGGTACGAGCACTCGAGCCTGGGCTATGCCAATATGTTGATCGCGGCGCGGCCGACCGATCCCAGTGAAATCGCCAAGTTCAATTGGTTGCCGTGGGAAGCGAACGTTCACGGAGGGCGTTACTTCACGACTCAAGAAATCGATTTCCCCTTCGACGTGGGGGCGGTGAACTTCGTCCCTTATGCGTTGGGGCAGTTGGCTCACTGGGATGAAACGCTGCAGGGTCCGCAGAACTTCCGCGAACCTGACGGCGCTATGAATCGCGCGTACGGCCAGTTCGGTGTGCGCGCGACGCTGCCGTTCTGGAGCGTCGACCCGACGATTCAAAGCTCGTTATTTAACGTGAACGGCATCGCCCACAAGGCACTGTTGGACGTCGACGCTTCGTGGGCCGGCGCCACGCAGGACTTCCAGAACCTGCCGCTGTACGATCCGATCGACGACGACAATATCGAAGCCTTCAACCGCCGCTTTGCCGTCAATACGTTTAACTCGAATGTCGTTCCGGCCCAGTGGGATCCGCGGTATTACGCGTTGCGCTACGGCCTGGCCAGCGACGTGACTTCGCAATCTCCGGAAATCGCGGGCAACATGACCGCTATCCGGTTGGGATTGAAGCAGCGCTGGCAGACCAAACGCGGCCTACCGGGAAATCAGCACATTATTGATTTGATCTCGTTCAACCTTTCGACCAATATTTTCCCGCAGGCCAATCGCGACGATTTCGGCCAGGTCGTCGGCCTGACGCAGTACGACTTTACCTGGCATGTCGGCGACCGCGTGACATTGCTCTCGGATGGAATTTTCGACTTCTTCAACGGTGGACAGCGGATCGCCACGATAGGCGGTTTCATCAATCGGCCGCCGCGCGCTAGCGTTTACGTGGGCTTCCGCTCGATCAATGGCCCAGACATCGCCAATGCATACACGCCGGTGAATAGCGAAGTGCTGATTGCGTCGTATAGTTACCGCATGAGCGAAAAATGGATCTCGTCAGCCGGCGGTACGGTGGACGTAGCCCACAACGGCAACATCGGCGAGCAGTTCATGCTGACGCGCGTCGGCGAGTCGTTCTTGATGAGCGTCGGCGGCAACGTCGATGCCAGCAAGAAAAACTACGGTCTCAGCGTGATGGTCGAACCGCGCTTCATGCCGCGCAACACGCTCGGCCGCGTCGGCGGCGCACAAATCCCGCTGGCGGGCGCGAACGGTTTGGAATAG
- a CDS encoding porin, with product MTIGRVGCDKKSQREMVQFRPASGADRPKELEEIALMPLFCSRSLKRNSIALLAMLLLVAASGINARMAAAQSGTPNALPIAAGPAQPDMVAGVTQLPASVASLPAPVAIGTTPPGPSAALAPPPSIVSPYLDTTRVTPFGDMATRQSSPTIVAGLPILSGTSLPTAAPEPIWTPQPAPAVNPAVGPQPVSVASAVLGPDVPPGVVRAAALAQKPLYDPEQPGNLDKYLEQVEGRLGRLEKFASTPPKLPFIQLTGFFQLDQGFFSQSDGSKDDLGNIQNGIGFRRTRLAAVGKVSDFTGYSLEVDFATAGRPSFFDTWGEQQNLPVLGTIRIGQFRQPTTMDAWTSVRHLEFMERSLPFQALDPFRRVGVMAYNMSDSQRTTWAYSVFGTGFTFWNPNFAGGANTQFGDIGDSRFAEQLGDNGSVSGAIRATHLLYYDEPSEGRYLLHAGGGFTGGSIGGSGPFAHTFISQPLPEFFVGDASGGGATAAGTPPVVSTGRILASSYQYYHTELAANAGAASCQSEFLFYVLDQLGGPPIYLPGAYAQCGYFLTGESAAYNKQAGVLDYNVVPYSDFFGLGKGKGFGGWGAWQVAARWSYLDLDCANLLPANQQIVANGTAPQNPNYGSVNESTVGINWWWNRYTRLQFNWIHSMPVYRNNVALPGTPNAVVFNGSAPFDIYGMRFQVEF from the coding sequence ATGACGATAGGCCGAGTGGGGTGTGACAAAAAGTCGCAGCGCGAGATGGTCCAGTTTCGACCTGCGTCGGGGGCGGATCGCCCGAAGGAACTCGAAGAGATTGCCTTGATGCCTTTGTTCTGTTCGCGTTCCCTGAAGCGCAATTCGATTGCGCTCCTAGCGATGTTGCTGCTGGTGGCGGCATCCGGCATCAATGCGCGCATGGCCGCGGCACAATCTGGCACACCGAACGCTCTGCCGATCGCCGCCGGTCCGGCCCAGCCTGACATGGTCGCTGGTGTAACCCAGCTGCCAGCGAGCGTTGCTTCGCTCCCCGCGCCCGTCGCCATCGGCACGACGCCCCCTGGTCCATCCGCGGCCCTCGCCCCCCCACCCAGCATCGTATCTCCCTATCTCGACACAACGCGCGTCACGCCGTTCGGCGATATGGCGACGCGGCAATCGTCGCCGACGATCGTGGCCGGCTTGCCCATCCTGTCGGGCACGTCGCTACCCACGGCTGCGCCCGAGCCCATTTGGACACCGCAGCCGGCGCCGGCAGTGAATCCTGCTGTCGGGCCACAGCCTGTCTCGGTGGCGAGCGCCGTGTTAGGCCCCGATGTTCCGCCCGGTGTCGTTCGTGCGGCGGCGCTTGCGCAGAAGCCGCTCTACGATCCGGAGCAACCGGGTAATCTCGATAAGTATTTGGAGCAGGTAGAAGGCCGGCTTGGTCGGCTGGAGAAATTCGCCAGCACCCCGCCGAAGCTCCCCTTCATTCAGCTCACTGGTTTCTTTCAACTCGATCAAGGCTTCTTCAGCCAGTCCGATGGTAGCAAGGACGACCTGGGCAACATTCAGAATGGCATCGGCTTTCGCCGTACGCGTTTGGCGGCGGTCGGCAAGGTTAGCGACTTCACGGGCTACAGCTTAGAAGTAGATTTCGCGACAGCCGGACGTCCCAGCTTCTTCGATACGTGGGGTGAACAACAAAACCTGCCGGTGCTCGGCACGATCCGCATTGGGCAGTTTCGCCAGCCGACGACGATGGACGCTTGGACGAGCGTTCGCCATCTGGAATTCATGGAGCGATCGTTGCCGTTTCAGGCGCTTGATCCCTTCCGCCGCGTCGGCGTGATGGCGTACAACATGAGCGACAGTCAACGTACGACCTGGGCCTACAGCGTGTTTGGCACCGGCTTCACGTTCTGGAATCCCAATTTCGCGGGCGGCGCGAACACGCAATTCGGCGACATCGGTGACAGCCGTTTCGCCGAGCAATTGGGAGACAATGGCAGCGTGTCCGGCGCGATTCGCGCCACGCACCTATTGTATTACGACGAGCCGTCCGAAGGGCGCTACCTATTGCACGCCGGCGGTGGGTTTACCGGCGGTTCGATCGGCGGATCAGGCCCGTTCGCCCACACGTTCATCTCGCAGCCGCTCCCCGAGTTCTTTGTCGGTGATGCTAGTGGTGGCGGCGCGACGGCGGCCGGGACACCTCCAGTCGTCAGCACCGGGCGCATTCTGGCGAGCAGTTATCAGTACTACCACACCGAGCTAGCCGCCAACGCCGGCGCGGCGAGCTGCCAGAGCGAATTCCTGTTCTATGTGCTCGATCAATTAGGGGGCCCGCCGATTTATCTGCCGGGTGCTTACGCGCAGTGCGGCTATTTCCTGACGGGCGAGAGCGCCGCGTACAACAAGCAAGCCGGCGTACTCGACTACAACGTCGTCCCCTACAGCGACTTCTTCGGGCTGGGAAAAGGGAAAGGATTTGGCGGCTGGGGAGCGTGGCAGGTCGCGGCGCGCTGGTCTTATCTCGACTTGGACTGTGCGAATCTGCTTCCGGCGAATCAACAGATCGTCGCCAATGGTACGGCCCCGCAAAACCCGAATTACGGCTCAGTCAACGAGAGCACGGTGGGCATAAACTGGTGGTGGAATCGGTACACCCGATTGCAATTCAACTGGATTCACAGCATGCCGGTCTATCGAAACAACGTAGCGTTGCCCGGCACGCCCAATGCGGTGGTATTCAATGGATCCGCGCCGTTTGATATCTACGGAATGCGGTTCCAGGTCGAGTTCTAA